Proteins encoded by one window of Enterobacter hormaechei subsp. xiangfangensis:
- the mzrA gene encoding EnvZ/OmpR regulon moderator MzrA has product MVISPLALRRFSYAIVALMMFSALILLWSALQHQESTLAIRPVSQGTSVPDGFSIWHHLDANGIRFKSITPQDDVLLIKFDSSAQSAAAKAVLDRTLPQGYIIAQQDDDSHVASWMSRLRDTSHRFG; this is encoded by the coding sequence ATGGTTATCTCCCCGCTCGCGCTGCGCCGCTTCTCTTACGCCATCGTCGCGCTGATGATGTTCAGCGCTCTTATCCTGCTGTGGTCTGCGCTACAGCATCAGGAGTCGACGCTGGCTATCCGTCCTGTGAGCCAGGGAACCAGCGTGCCGGATGGTTTTTCCATCTGGCATCATCTCGACGCAAACGGGATTCGCTTTAAGAGCATCACGCCGCAAGACGATGTGCTGCTGATAAAATTTGACTCCAGTGCGCAAAGCGCCGCGGCGAAAGCCGTGCTGGACCGCACGCTGCCGCAGGGTTACATCATTGCGCAACAGGATGATGACAGCCACGTCGCCTCCTGGATGTCACGGTTACGCGACACGTCGCATCGATTTGGTTAA